Below is a genomic region from Telmatobacter sp. DSM 110680.
TCCTCGGGCGGAGGGGAGTCGGGCGTCGGACTATTCGTCATCCTGTTTCCTGCGCTGGCGGCCGACTTCGCCCAGGTCCTCAAGAACTTCAGGATCAAGGACGGGCGAACTGATCTTGTAGACGCCCATGGCCCACTTACCGAGATCGATCTTGCGGCAGCGGTCGCTGCAGAAAGGGAAGTCTTCGTCTTTGGCGGTGACGAGCATGCCGCAGGTGGGGCAATGCAGGAGCTTTGCGGATTTTTTCTTGGGGGCCATGGCTATTTTTGTGTTTTCAGCTTCATTGGATATCGTAACGCTGCGGATCGATGCTTGCAGTTTGACGGCAGCAGCAGGGCGACGCAGCGCGATGCAAAACTCTATCGAAGATTGAGGTTTAGCTTACAGAGGTCCGAAAACTACGCGGGCAACCAGGTCGTAGTCGTGCGCTTCAGTGATCTGGGCGCGATAGAACTTGCCAGCTTGGAGTTCATCGAGGTCACCGAAGTCGTTGATGTAGACTTTGCCGTCAATCTCCGGAGCGTGGAACTGGGTGCGGCCTTCCCAAAGCATGGAGGTTTCTTCGCTTTCGCCTTCTGCGAGGATTACGAGTTCGCGCCCGACCCACTGCTGCTTGGCACGCTTGGAAATCTTCTGCTGCAACTTCATCAGCTTGCGCTTGCGGGATTCGATGGTGCGCTTGGGCAGCTTGGCGTCGAGAGCGTGGGCTTTCGAACCTTCCTCATCGGAGTAGTTGAAGACGCCGAGCCAGTCGAACTTTGCATCGCTGATGAATTGCTCCAGAACTTCGTAGTCTGCGGAGGACTCACCGGGGAAGCCGACGATGAACGAGGTGCGCAAGGCGATGCCGGGAACGGCGGAGCGCACTTTTTCCAGTGTCTTGAGGAAGATGTCGGCGCCAGCGCCGCGCTTCATGCGCTTGAGTACGTCGGGCGAGGCGTGTTGGAGAGGAACGTCGAGATACTTGCAGATGTTGTCGTGCTTCGCCATGGTTTCGAGCAACTTGCCGGTGATGCGATTCGGGTAGGCGTAAAGGAAGCGCAACCAGCGGACGCCGTCGATCTTGGCCAGCGCATCGAGGAGGAGCGCGAGGCCGTCTTTCAAGCCGAGGTCTTCGCCGTAGCAGGTGGTGTCCTGGCCGATGAGGGTGATCTCCTGAACGCCGCTGGCGACGAGTTGCTGGGCTTCGGCGACGACGGATTCGAAGCGGCGCGAACGGAACTTGCCTCGGAGGTTGGGAATTACGCAGAAGGTGCAGGGATGATCGCAGCCTTCGGCGATCTTGATGTAGGCGGAGGTGCGGCCAGTGGAGATGTAGCGGGGAGTGTTTTCGTTGTAGAGATACGTGGGCAGTATGTGCGCTGCGCCTTGCCAGTCTTCACGGCTGAAGCGGCCTTGCTTTTCGCGCAGATCGCCTTCAGGACGGAACTCTGTCTTATGGGTGCCGGCGCCCGCTTCGCGGCCTTCGCGAATTTCTGCGTGGCCGCTTCCGCTGATGATGTTGAAGGGCGAGGGTATCGCAGTTTGTTGCGGTGCGATACCGGCGGCTTGAAGAATCGATTCGAGCTCGCCGGTGCCAACTACCGCATCGACTTCGGGAATGTTTTTGATGATCTCGTCGCGGTAGCGCTCAACTAGGCAACCGGCAACGATTAGTTTTTTGGCCGAGCCGGAGGTTTTCAAGCGGGCCATTTCAAGGATGGTGTCGACCGATTCCTGCTTGGCGGTGTCGATGAAACTGCAGGTATTAACGACGAGAATCTCCGCGTCTTCGGGACGTGCTGTCAGGCGCGCGCCGCCGCGATCCAGCAACCCCATCATGACTTCGGAGTCGACAAGATTCTTGGGGCAGCCTAACGAAATAAATCCCACGGAGGGAGCCGTGGGAAGGGAAGATTTGCTCACATCTTCATTCTATCAAGTTCACTTTTTTCCTGCTTTGACGGGGATCCCCGCTCCGGCAAGTACGCCTTTGGCATCTGCTGAATACGGGCCATTTGGGTCCAGTTCAAGGTATTTCTGGTAGGCATCGGCACATCCGGGCGGCAATACCATCTGCTGGGTCTTGGGATCGACGGTGGCTTTTGAAACGAGAGCCTGGCCCTTGAAGTAGTACATAGCGGCCCGGCTCGGATCGAGAGCGATGGCCTTCTCCGCGGCGGCGAGTTGCGCGTCGGAGTTACCCACCTGGAAGAAGGAGATTGTCTCGTTGCGGCGGTATTGCGCGGCCTGCACCGGGAACGAAGCAGCGGCGTTGTCGAAGGCTTCTAGCGCGTCTTTGAGCTTGCCTTCGTGGACGTAGATCTCTCCGAGACTCGCCCATGAAACGCCTTTGATATCGGGGGTGCGGCTCTGTGCGTTGTTGACTTCGCCGCCGACAGTGTTGCGCGTGTTGCGAGTGGCAGTAGGCGCGACCGCATCCCGCTTGTCGCTGCTTTGGTAGAAGTCCTGCGAGTGGGCTCGTTCATTCGAAGCGGGATCGACGCCAAGGGCCATCTTGAAGCTGTTTTCAGCTTCTGGATACTTCTTCAGGCCGAGTTGCGCGAGTCCCAGTTCAACCCAGGGCAATATGAGTTTGGGGTTGTCCGCTGTAACCTTTGCCATCATTGCTTCGGAATCGGCGAATCGTCTTTCGGCGGTGGCTTTTCGGGCCGCCACGATCGTTGCGTTGAGGGCTTCGGGATCTTTCTTGCCGGCGGGTACGGGCTCCTGGGTCCGAGCAACCCAGATGGTTGAAAGCAGAATTGCGGACAGAACGAGCGTCCTCATTCGGCACCTCAGAATGTGGGGTGGAAGCAGCAGCGAAAGTATACGCAAAGAACTTTAGAAGTGCCGGGAAATCAGGTCGCGGATGGGAGCCGGTGGCCAGTGCCGGATGATAAAATCTATCAGTGCCGGGTCCTACGCGACGTAATCCCGCCAAACCCGCCAGGTCCGGAAGGAAGCAACGGTAACGGGCTAGTACGGGCGCAGTAGGTCACCCGGTACTTTTTTGGCGCCGCGGGCAATGATTGCCTGACGGCGTTTTTGTGAGAGGCGCCGGGGTTGACTTTAGAGAATCTCGCCGCCGCAAGATGGTTTGTTGCCAGCGGAACGCCATGGTTGGCGCCGCAAGGAGAAAAGCATTGAGCCTCGCCGTGCGTCCCGTGGTGGGCAGGCGCGCCAAGATAAGCGCCCTTGGAACTTACGTACCTCCTCAAGTTCTAACCAACAAAGACCTTGAAAAAATGGTGGACACCAACGATCAGTGGATCGTGGAACGTACCGGCATCAAGGAACGCCATGTGCTCGCCGCCGGCAAAGGCGTAAGCGATATTTGCGTTGAGGCGGCGAAGAAGTGCCTGGCTGCGCGCGGCATCGAGCCCAGCGAAGTGGAAGTGATCATTGTGGGCACTGTGACGCCGGACATGATGTTTCCGTCGACCGCATGCCTGGTGCAGGACAAGATTGGGGCCAAGGGCGCTTGGGGATTCGACGTCTCAGCCGGGTGCTCGGGATTCGTATTCGCACTGCAGGCCGGAGTCAAGCTGGTTGAGAGCGGCGCTCAGTCCAAGGTCCTGGTGTGCGGCGCCGATGCCAACACTCGCATGACCGACTACACGGATCGCGCTACATGCGTGCTGTTTGGCGATGGTGGCGGGGCTGTATTGATTGAGCCTGCGGAAGAAGGCGAAATCGGCATGATCGATTTTGTGCATGAGATCGATGGTTCGGGGGGAGTGTCGCTGAATCTGCCAGCCGGCGGCAGCCTGAATCCGTCGACGCACGAGACGATCGACAAGAAGATGCACTTCATCCATCAGGACGGGCAGGCGGTTTACAAGTTCGCAGTTCGCAAGATGGCTGAAGCCACTACGAAGCTGCTGGAGCGCAACGGAGTGACCGGAGCTGATCTCGGTTGTTTCATCCCGCACCAGGCCAACAAGCGCATTATTACTTCAACTGCTGATCGTCTGGGCATGCCCGCTGATCGCGTGATTATCAATATCGAGAAGTACGGCAACACCTCGGCGGGAACGATTCCGCTGGCTATGGAGACGGCTGTCGAGGAAGGGAAGCTGAAGAAAGGCGACCTGGTGCTTATCGCCGCGGTTGGAGCCGGGTTTACGGTGGGGACGGCGCTTCTTCGCTGGGAGATCTGAGAACAGCTTTCAGCTATTAGCTTCCAGCTCTTAGCTGTTTTCTTGCCGACTGAGGATTTCGAGTCTTCCCGGAATTTGCCCTCTGCTAAACATTGAGCGAAATTGCGGGAAGATCGTACCCCGGCAATACGCATGTCTCTGCTGCCATTCGGAAGAATCCTCGCATGCCTTCTATGCATTCTTCATCCAGCACATAGTGAATGTTGGTGGTGAGATAGGTGCGGATTGTTCCTTCGGATAGGGGCAACTGACTGGACCACTGTTTCACCAGTGCATCAATGTTCTCCAGGCCGTGGTCGCGGGAGTGGATGAAATCCTCAGCAACGCGCTCGCTCAAGGGGCTGCCCGGCGTGGTCGCCCAGACTGCGGAGACAAAAGGAAGTCCAGTCAGATTTTTCCATTCGTGGGCCAAGTCGTGGTAGACCAGTTCTTCGCCTGTACGCTCGAATCTGTTCGCGCGCTCTTCCAAGGCCATCAGGGCCGGATCGCCGATCAGGATTGCAGCATCGGCGCGATCCAGCATTGCATCAAGGTCGGCAGTCATGGGAAGAAATGGAACGTCAGGATTTCTCCATTTGTGGAAGAGGATTCGCGAGTAGGCGATCGTTGTGCGGCTGGCCGTGTCGGCGGCGACGCTCCGCAGATCTGCCAGTGGCTGAGTTGCACGCCGAACCAGCAGAAGTGATCGGACTTTGTCTTTCGAGGCAATGGTGCAACCGGGCAGAATGCGGAGGCTGGGTGTGGTCGCGAGCGCAGCGATTGGCACCAGGCCTATGTCCGCAGTGCCATTTGCCAACTCGTCGGCACACTGCGCGGGGAGCATCCACTGGATGTCATAGCGCTGGGCGAGTTCTGCGTTCAAGGGTGGGTGCTCGAAGTCCCACATCAGCGGGGCGGGATTTAAAAACCGGATGGCAGCAACACGAAGCCGGCGATGCAAAGTTGAATTCACTCTATTCTTTAGATTATCAATCCGCGCTTAGGGATTCCCAAGATGCGTGTTCGCCGTCACACCCGGCAGCTTGATTTCCATTTCTTATCACCATGATGTCAGATCAATCACTCAATAGCCTGATTAGCTTACTTCGAAGGAAAGTCGCTCGCGTGTCGACGCACGGGCGCATACACGAGTGCCGATATTGAAAGATCTAACTACAGGGCCAACCGCAGACGATTCCAGAATGCAAATCGATGAAAATCGATTAGGTATGCTGGCGCTTACACTCACCCCAAATCTTGGGCCGAAACGAGTCCTTGACGCGGTCGCGCAACTGCGAATCCCCGGGCAGATTTTTGAACTGACCCTTACAGAACTTGAGGGCCTCCGCTTGCCAGCGGATGCCGCTCAGTTCATCTTTGACGGCAAAGCAAGGCGCGCAGCTGATGAGGAGTGGGGAAAGATCATTCAGTGTGGTGCCACAATTCTCACGTCTTGGTGTTCGAATTACCCCGAACGGCTGAAAGAGATTTACGATCCTCCGCCGGTGTTGTGGGTTCGTGGAGACATCGGGCTTCTCTCGCGGCCGTCGATCGGGGTTGTGGGCACCCGTCATCCCTCTCCCTATGGCACGGGTGTTGCGGAGATGTTGTCGCGCGACCTGGCCGCACATCGCCTCACGATCGTCAGCGGGATGGCTCGCGGAATCGATACCTGCGCACATAAGGGCGCACTGGTGGCTCGCACGCCAACGATTGCCGTCTGGGGAACAGGCGTTGATGTCGTTTATCCCAAAGAGAACAAAAAGCTGGCCGACGATATTCTCTCCACCGGCGGCACCATTGTGAGTGAAATGCCGATGGGGACATTCCCGGCACCGCAGAACTTTCCGCGACGCAACCGCATCATCAGCGGGTTGAGCATCGGCGTGCTGGTGGTGGAGGCCAGCGAGAACTCCGGCACGCGTGTTACAGCACGTTGCGCGGCGGAGCAGGACCGCGACATTTATGCCGTTCCGGGAAACGTGACAAACAAGAACTCCTGGACGCCTAACACACTGATAAAACAGGGTGCCAAGCTGGTGGCCAGCTGGGAAGACGTGTGGGAAGATCTGCCCTCCCAGGTTCGGCTGCAACTGGAGCAGGAGGCTGGGGTTGAATCGAAACCGGAGGCTGTCGCATCTCTCCTGCCGGACCCGATGCTGCGGCCCGAAGAGACGATTGTGCTGCTGGCGTTGCGCACTGACGAGTCTTTGCAGATCGATGAACTTCTCGAAAAGCTTGAGACACAACTGACTTCATCCGAAGTATTTACGGCTCTCTTTGAGCTTGAGATGAGCGGCCGGATACGTTCTCTTCCCGGAAAGAATTACATGCGCACCCTGTGAGTGCGGCATGTTCTGCAAAATTTTTCGAGATGGCACAAGATGCGATGAGCCGCACATTTCAGAAAGCTTGCACGTCACCAGGCGAGCGCTACAAGGCCAGGAAAAGTCGATCGGGAGTGGAAACAAAGACGCCTTCCGTGTTAGCTTGCAAATCTTGCGGCCCATTATTAGTGGGAAAGTCAGGCGAGTCTGCCATCTGGCAATTTGCCTGCGAAGATTTTTCTACTCACGCACGCACAACAGAAAGACTTCAATCCGAGTCCAACAGCCCGGATGGAGTACAGTAGTACGGAATCAAGGATGGCAATGAGCAAATCACTAGTGATCGTCGAATCCCCTGCAAAGGCAAAGACGATCGAAAAATATTTAGGCAAGGGCTTTGAGGTCCGCGCGTCGATCGGGCACATCATGGATCTGCCCAAGAATGACATTGGCGTGGAGCTGAAGAATCGCACGTTTATACCCGAGCTGGTGGTCTCTCCCGGCAAGGAAAAGATTGTCGATCAATTAAAGAAGGCGGGCCTGAAGGCCGACGAAATCTTTCTGGCGCCTGACCCTGACCGCGAAGGCGAAGCAATCGCTGCGCATCTTGCCATTCAGCTCGGCACAAGCGCCAAAGAGCGAAGCAAGATTCGCCGCGTAACCTTTAATGAGATCACCAAAAAGGCTGTGCAGGAAGCATTCAAGCATGCCCGTGACATTGACGCGAATCTGGTTGATGCGCAGCAGACTCGCCGCGTGCTTGATCGGCTGGTCGGTTATCAAATTTCACCGCTTCTCTGGGATAAGGTTCGACGCGGACTTTCTGCGGGTCGCGTGCAGACGGTTGCAGTGCGGCTGATTGTGGAACGCGAACGGGAAATCGCGGGATTCAAACCGGTTGAATATTGGACGCTTGAAGCGCAGCTACATCCGGAGGGGCAGGCCGATAAGAGTTTCAAAGCGAAGTTCGTCGGCATCGACGGCGAACCGGCTCGCGTGGCGAATGGGACGGACAAAGAAGGCAAGGATCAGTTCATAGCGGGAGCGCTCCCCGACAAAAAGTCGATGGACGCTGCCCTGGGCGCGCTTGAAAAGGCGGCATGGACGCTTGCATTGGTGGAATATCGCGAGCAACGACGCCGGCCGCTGGCTCCATTTATTACCAGCCAGCTGCAACGCGATGCTGCCAGCAAACTGGGCTTTAACGTGCGCCGCACGATGGGCGTGGCGCAGCGGCTGTATGAAGGCATGGATATTGGCGACGAGGGTACAACCGGTCTGATCACCTACATGCGTACCGATTCGCCGCGTGTTTCTCCTGACGCTATCGAAGGCGCTCGTGCATGGATCGGCAAGGTTTTGGGCAAGCAGTATTTGCCTGAATCGTCGAACGTGTACAAGGGCAAGAAGGATGCGCAGGATGCGCACGAGGCGATTCGTCCTACAGATGCTTCGCGTACGCCGGAGTCGATTGCAAAGTATCTGAGCGACGAGCAACTGAAGCTTTACACGTTGATCTGGAAACGGTTCATTGCTTCGCAGATGGTGCCTGCGGTCTATGACATCACTACCGCGAAGGTCGAAGCGAAATCCTCCGTAGATCACAAGACATATGAGTTCCGACTCAGCGGATCGGTTCTGCGGTTCGACGGTTTCCTTAAGGTGTACGAGGTTTCGGAAGAGAAGAAGGCAGACGACGAAGAGAACGCGCTGGCAAACAAATTGCCAAGCCTCGATAACGTCAAGAATCTTGATCTCGACAAGCTGTTTCCGGAAGAGCACTATACGGAGCCGCCGCCACGATACAACGAAGCTTCTCTGGTGAAGGAACTGGAAGAGCGGGGCATCGGGCGTCCGTCGACGTATGCGTCGATCATCAATACCATTCAGGATCGCGAATACGTGGTGAAGCACGGCGGTTCGCGGGGACGTTTTTACCCCACCGAGATAGGCGTGGTGGTTTGCGACCTGCTTGTGGAGAGCTTTCCGTACATCTTCGACACCACGTACACGGCGAAGCTGGAAGAAGAGCTGGACGATATCGAAGAAGGCAAAGAGAAGTGGACCGACCTGTTGAACGGGTTCTATGACCACTTCGAAGACGAGTTGAAAGACGCGGGTAAGACTATGCGCGACATCAAGCGCATGGAGAGGCCGACCGATGAAAAGTGCGAGAAGTGCGGAAGCCCGCTGGTTGTGAAGTGGGGCAAGTTCGGCAGCTTCTTCGCATGTTCGAACTTCACCCGGAAAAAGCCGGTGACGGTGGCGATGGGCCCGTGGAAGAAGGACTCTAAGGCGGTCATCAAGAAGATCACAAAAGCGCTGCATTTTCCAATGACGGTGCAGGCGACGGTTGAGGATGCGTCGGTGTATTCGAAGGAAGTTGCCGATGTGAAGGAACTGACGGCCGCAGTTGCAGAGGCTGTGGATGAGTCGGCGGCCAAGGGCAAGAAGGTTTTTGTCGAGCAAGTGAGTTGCGATTTTACAAAAGAAAACATTGCAGACAAGCCGGACATGAATACTCCCGAGGCGCAGGAAGCTGGGGATGCCGAGGAGTATTGCGAGAACTGTGGACGCGTGATGGTGTTGCGGCGCGGCCCCTTCGGTCCTTTCATGAGCTGTCCCGGGTACAACGAAGATCCGCCTTGCAAGACAATTCGTAAGCTGAGCCAGAAGCAGCAGCAGAAACCACCGGAGCCGACAGGAGAGGCCTGCCCGGTTTGCGGTCGGCCGCTGGTTTTGAGACAGGGAGCCTACGGGGAATTCGTTTCGTGCTCCGGATATCCGTCGTGTAAATACGTGAAGCAGAATCTGATCGAAGGGATGAAGTGCCCGAAGTGCGGGGTGGGCGATATCGCCGAGCGCAAGGCGCGCCGCGGCAACATCTTCTGGGGCTGCACCAACTATCCCAAGTGCGACTTCACTTCGAACTACAAGCCTGTCCCGACAAAATGCCCGGAATGCGGAAGCCCGTACCTCGTGGAGAAGACGCTCAAAAACGGTATTTTCCTGGAATGTCCCAACAAGAAGAAGAGTCCTGAAGAAGAGGCCAAGCCGAAGAAGGGCGGGAAGAAATCGGCACAGCCTGAGCCGGGTGCAGCAATTGTCTGCCACTACTCAAAACGCATTGGCGACGCCCCGCCTCCGCCAACAGCCGAGACACATGGTCCGATTGCGGAAAGGCCTGAGGCTAAGAAGGAACTGCAGTCCGCCTGATCCACCCGCAATTTGTCTCCCACGATGGTGACGCGCTAATCTGTGCGCGTCACTTCACCCACCTGAACCGCTAGCTGGCGGCGAGTCTCAACGTAATCCGTTAATATTGCCAGCGGAGAACACCTGCTCATGGAACGCATGCTCGCAACACCTGCCGATGCTGAAATTATTCTCAAACTGTACCAACTGCGGACCGAAACGTTGATGCGCGAGGCGCGTGCCTGGATGACGGGGGAGTTCTGGCCGAACACTCCGGAAGAGTTTTTTGCCGTAGCCCAGAATCCAGCCGATCCGCATAACGCCTTCTTCCGCCAGGTGGTCACGTATTGGGAGATGGGGGCGGCGATGGTGCTGCACGGTGCGGTGTCAGCGGAACTGTTTGTTGACTGCAATGCGGAAGGGTTCTTCATCCTCGCGAAGTTCTCTCATATGCTCGAGGCCATTCGCGAGAAGATGCCGACATTTATGAATAAGACTTCGGAACTGGTCAACCGGTTTACGGCCGCCGCCGCGCGCTATGAGGCGGTCTTGAAGAACGTTGAGGCACGCCGTCGCGCCCTTACCGCCAAGTAAAGAATGCAGTTGAGGTCGTTCATCCCGCCAAATCGGGTTCAGGACTTGGCTTGTCTAAGATGTGTCGTGTGGAGCATGATGGGAGCCGGTAGATTATCGCACCCCATGGAGGTCAAAAAAGTGAAACGCATCATCGCAATGCTGGTAGCAGTAGTCTCGTTTGCCGCTATCGCGGCCAACGCAGCTGATTCCAAAACTATCAACGGCTGGATTTCCGACTCGATGTGCGGCGCCAAGCACGCAGGTTCCGGTGCAGAATGCGTCAAGAAGTGCATCTCCGGTGGCATGTCCCCGGTGTTTGTCGACGAGGGAAAGAAGCAGGTTTGGACTATCGATAACCCCGATTCCGTGAAGAGCTTCTACGGCGACCATGTAACCGTGAAGGCGACTGCCGACGCAGATAAAAAGAGTGTTCATATCGACTCGATCGAGGCGGCAAAGTAGTCGTCTTCAGGTCCGGCAACTCATGCCAGGCAACAAATGAGAGTCAGGAGCATTCGTGCTCTCTGACTCTCTTCAGTGTTGGGAAAGCCTTGCATTGACGCTCGTCGAGCATCTCAGGGCATAATTGAATCCCTACTCTCAATTCCGTGACACTCGCCACCGCGTTCAATCTCTGTTACTGTTCTAACGGTTAATGTTCGCTGACGCTCGGAAGAGACGCGGCGCACTCCGGTGGGAAAGATCATGGCAAAAGCAGTCTGGAACGGCCAAGTGATTGCCGAAAGCGATACGACGGAAATCGTTGAGGGAAACGTGTACTTTCCGGAGAACAGCCTCAAGCGGGAGTTCTTCCGCCCGAGTAGCACAACTTCAACATGCCCATGGAAGGGGCAGGCACGCTATCTGAGTCTTTACATCGACGGGCAAGATAATCCGGACGCTGCCTGGTACTATCCAGACCCTAAGCCGGCGGCTCGTAAGATCAAAGGATTCGTAGCTTTCTGGCGTGGAGTTGAAGTAGAAAAGTAAGTAATAAATCCTCCAATTTTCAGGAGTATGGATGCAGGTTCGTGGGGCATTTTTCGCGCCGTTCCTGGCGTTGACTCTCGTTGCCTGTGCTCACAAGCAATTCACACCAACGAGTGTGTCGGCAGCACCGACGTTGCAGGGGGATCCCTCTCACCCGGGGATCACAAGGGGCTGGGTGGACACCAAGCTCTATTTTGGACTCGGATTGATCGACCGTCCGGAACAGGGCGTGAGCGAAGCGGACTGGCGCGGATTTCTGGATCGCGAAGTCACGCCGCGTTTTCCAAATGGACTTAGCGTGCTCGACGTCTACGGGCAATGGCAAGGGAAGAACCAAAAAACGCCCGAGCGACTGCGGTCAAAGATGCTGATTATCGATTACCCGGATACGCCGGAAAACCGCGCCAAGATCGAAGCCATTCGCGCAGCCTGGAAGCAGAAGACTGGAGACCAGTCTGTGATGCGGGTGACGGAGCCGGCCGACGTTTCGTTCTAAGCTCAGCCAGAGTCCCGGAGTGCACTGGCGTCATTCACCTGCCGTTTGCGGCAGCTTGGACAGACCTTGTATTGCTCCCCGACGACCTGGGGCATTTACGAGAGATGCGCGAAACTCTACCGCTGCATCTGACGGGCGGTGCTGTTCAAGAAGCAGTTCTCCGAGTTGTTCGCGCGCGGGGACGATAGGTCCGGGGGTGGCGGGCGATTTCTCCATCGCATCCTCTTCGTCCGCAGCGGTCCGCATGAGATCTTCTGCCTGTTTTGGTCTGGCATTTGCCTGGGCTGCCCAGGCGGTTACTTCCACGCGCAAGATGCGGACCTGCGTAGCCCAGTACTCACTTCCAGCGTTATGCAATTGATCTTCATACCTCTGTAGGTCAGTGAGCTCCTTCCTTACGTCAGTTGTATGTTGGTTGCGGGTGCGGCCGATCCCTTTCGACCATACGGCAATTGCGGCGACATCTGGCGGAGAACCCGGAATCGGATCGATCCTCGCAGCTTCGTCCCAATGGCGTTGCTCGACGGCGAAGCGCACGGGCATGGCAGTTGCGGCATAGCTTGCTTTAAAGTCGCCAGAGCCGAGGTTCTTCATGCTCTCAAGATGGTCGAGAACTTTGCGAGCGTCGTCGTACCGACCGAGCTGCAAGTATGCGTAGACGAGGTAATCCATGGAGTGGAGCTCTTCACCGGTATCGCCCTGTTCGCGAGCAGCCTTTCCGGCGGCCAGATTCGATGCGATGGAATCCTGCCAGATGCCAAGGCGCGTAAAGATGTGCGATGGCATATGAAGGGCGTGCGGAGCGGAGGGCGCAATCTTCGCGTACTTTCGCGCGGCAGCCAAGCCCCGTGGCGCGAGTTCGCTGCTGTCACAGGCATGAATGATGTAATGCGTGATCCCGGGATGCTCCGGGTAGGTGCGGTCCAGCGGTTCGAGGATGGCAAGCGCCTTTTTCTGCCGCGCGTGAGTTTTATCTGTCAGGTCAGCATTCGAAATCAGGGCTAGGGCGTAGAACACCTGCGCCTCCACGTCGTCGTGATTGTCGTGGGCGAGGGTCGCCATTGCTTCCTCATACTTGTGATCGCGCGCAGAGAAGGGAAGCGAATCGGCATCTTTGAAGATGAGGGAAAGCGCTTGAATGTAACCCCCTTCGCGAGCGTTGGATGATCCGAGCGATTGCGCGGTTTTGATTTCCTGGTTGGCATTTGCAAGGCAGGTGGGCGCGACTTCAGGTCCCCATAGCTGGTGGAAGCAACTCATCGCCACTCCCCAATGGGCGATCGCGCAGTGGGGATCGGTGACAGCAACTTTCTGAAAAGACGCGCCTGCCGCAGAGTATGCGAACGAGTGAAGGAGCGCAATACTGCGATTGAACTCGTCCTGCGCTGCTGGCGTGCAGGAGATGGGGAATGATACTTTTCCCAGTTTTTCCGGCGCGGGATGGTCGTGCATCTCCTGCGCTTGGATACCGGTAAAAGCGAATACCAGAATTAGAATCAGTTTGCAGGAATCAAGCAGAGCGGGCCTCCATGGTGCTTTCACGTAGATTCCTATCAGACGGCAGGTGTGTTACTCAAATGATC
It encodes:
- a CDS encoding tetratricopeptide repeat protein, with the protein product MRTLVLSAILLSTIWVARTQEPVPAGKKDPEALNATIVAARKATAERRFADSEAMMAKVTADNPKLILPWVELGLAQLGLKKYPEAENSFKMALGVDPASNERAHSQDFYQSSDKRDAVAPTATRNTRNTVGGEVNNAQSRTPDIKGVSWASLGEIYVHEGKLKDALEAFDNAAASFPVQAAQYRRNETISFFQVGNSDAQLAAAEKAIALDPSRAAMYYFKGQALVSKATVDPKTQQMVLPPGCADAYQKYLELDPNGPYSADAKGVLAGAGIPVKAGKK
- the rimO gene encoding 30S ribosomal protein S12 methylthiotransferase RimO — encoded protein: MSKSSLPTAPSVGFISLGCPKNLVDSEVMMGLLDRGGARLTARPEDAEILVVNTCSFIDTAKQESVDTILEMARLKTSGSAKKLIVAGCLVERYRDEIIKNIPEVDAVVGTGELESILQAAGIAPQQTAIPSPFNIISGSGHAEIREGREAGAGTHKTEFRPEGDLREKQGRFSREDWQGAAHILPTYLYNENTPRYISTGRTSAYIKIAEGCDHPCTFCVIPNLRGKFRSRRFESVVAEAQQLVASGVQEITLIGQDTTCYGEDLGLKDGLALLLDALAKIDGVRWLRFLYAYPNRITGKLLETMAKHDNICKYLDVPLQHASPDVLKRMKRGAGADIFLKTLEKVRSAVPGIALRTSFIVGFPGESSADYEVLEQFISDAKFDWLGVFNYSDEEGSKAHALDAKLPKRTIESRKRKLMKLQQKISKRAKQQWVGRELVILAEGESEETSMLWEGRTQFHAPEIDGKVYINDFGDLDELQAGKFYRAQITEAHDYDLVARVVFGPL
- the yacG gene encoding DNA gyrase inhibitor YacG, translated to MAPKKKSAKLLHCPTCGMLVTAKDEDFPFCSDRCRKIDLGKWAMGVYKISSPVLDPEVLEDLGEVGRQRRKQDDE
- the dprA gene encoding DNA-processing protein DprA codes for the protein MQIDENRLGMLALTLTPNLGPKRVLDAVAQLRIPGQIFELTLTELEGLRLPADAAQFIFDGKARRAADEEWGKIIQCGATILTSWCSNYPERLKEIYDPPPVLWVRGDIGLLSRPSIGVVGTRHPSPYGTGVAEMLSRDLAAHRLTIVSGMARGIDTCAHKGALVARTPTIAVWGTGVDVVYPKENKKLADDILSTGGTIVSEMPMGTFPAPQNFPRRNRIISGLSIGVLVVEASENSGTRVTARCAAEQDRDIYAVPGNVTNKNSWTPNTLIKQGAKLVASWEDVWEDLPSQVRLQLEQEAGVESKPEAVASLLPDPMLRPEETIVLLALRTDESLQIDELLEKLETQLTSSEVFTALFELEMSGRIRSLPGKNYMRTL
- a CDS encoding menaquinone biosynthesis protein — its product is MNSTLHRRLRVAAIRFLNPAPLMWDFEHPPLNAELAQRYDIQWMLPAQCADELANGTADIGLVPIAALATTPSLRILPGCTIASKDKVRSLLLVRRATQPLADLRSVAADTASRTTIAYSRILFHKWRNPDVPFLPMTADLDAMLDRADAAILIGDPALMALEERANRFERTGEELVYHDLAHEWKNLTGLPFVSAVWATTPGSPLSERVAEDFIHSRDHGLENIDALVKQWSSQLPLSEGTIRTYLTTNIHYVLDEECIEGMRGFFRMAAETCVLPGYDLPAISLNV
- a CDS encoding beta-ketoacyl-ACP synthase III, translating into MSLAVRPVVGRRAKISALGTYVPPQVLTNKDLEKMVDTNDQWIVERTGIKERHVLAAGKGVSDICVEAAKKCLAARGIEPSEVEVIIVGTVTPDMMFPSTACLVQDKIGAKGAWGFDVSAGCSGFVFALQAGVKLVESGAQSKVLVCGADANTRMTDYTDRATCVLFGDGGGAVLIEPAEEGEIGMIDFVHEIDGSGGVSLNLPAGGSLNPSTHETIDKKMHFIHQDGQAVYKFAVRKMAEATTKLLERNGVTGADLGCFIPHQANKRIITSTADRLGMPADRVIINIEKYGNTSAGTIPLAMETAVEEGKLKKGDLVLIAAVGAGFTVGTALLRWEI